The proteins below come from a single Serratia fonticola genomic window:
- a CDS encoding amidohydrolase → MTPVATAAEVIYYNGTIFTADAENRVCSALAIGQGYILAVGTDEQVLALATPTTERIDLHGKMMMPGLIDSHMHPFWGGKQLRGCSLHYAALTAEQTLQHIQDHLDKYPVGDDEWLTVRAWQRQAMIPVGADMSRALLDSLNTRRPVALFANDCHTLAANSRALEMLGIDENTPVPPDGKIARDANGQLTGILEDAPAMRAFDSIPSGTAEQNVQVAAHVQQVLHEQGVTTVMDTRVFAEQLEAFAVLRDRGELTLRVLGAKEVTPDSVQGPEDAARAVQEVVAFAEQWSSQPWTPQAGISVGHLKLFVDGVLQPPTMTAALLEPYREHHGEAKSERYGDLYFTTPVLNALIVECGRAGLHPHTHTVGDGAIEQVLDAVELMRAACPGKDIRPGLAHNELVAPHQYARFASLAATAVLSFQWAGLPGVLIDEEREMLGEARFPHLEPAARFLDAGARLAYGSDWPIDRLDEWYNLQVGMTRRAWDSEGNPAGPRLDNDRDLTLIETLRAATIDAAYMIAKEQYIGSLEVGKFADAIVLHHNLFEQPAEKLYQTRIERTLVGGKISYQS, encoded by the coding sequence ATGACTCCAGTGGCAACAGCAGCCGAGGTAATTTATTACAACGGCACTATCTTCACCGCAGATGCGGAAAATCGTGTTTGTAGTGCGTTGGCGATAGGGCAAGGATACATTCTTGCTGTAGGGACAGATGAGCAGGTGCTTGCGCTGGCGACACCCACCACCGAACGCATCGATCTGCACGGTAAAATGATGATGCCGGGTCTGATCGACAGCCATATGCACCCGTTCTGGGGCGGCAAACAGCTCAGGGGGTGCAGCCTGCACTATGCGGCGCTGACGGCAGAGCAGACCTTGCAGCATATACAGGATCATCTGGATAAGTATCCGGTTGGCGATGACGAATGGCTGACGGTGCGCGCCTGGCAGCGTCAGGCGATGATCCCGGTGGGGGCGGACATGAGCCGTGCTCTGCTGGACTCTCTGAACACCCGCCGCCCGGTAGCGTTGTTCGCTAACGATTGCCACACGCTGGCGGCTAACAGCCGTGCGCTGGAGATGTTGGGCATTGATGAAAATACGCCAGTGCCGCCAGATGGCAAGATCGCCCGCGATGCCAATGGCCAACTGACCGGGATCCTGGAAGATGCTCCGGCCATGCGCGCCTTCGACAGCATTCCTTCCGGCACGGCGGAACAGAACGTACAGGTGGCTGCCCATGTGCAGCAGGTACTGCATGAGCAGGGCGTAACCACGGTGATGGACACCCGCGTGTTTGCGGAACAGCTGGAGGCTTTCGCCGTACTGCGCGATCGCGGTGAGCTGACCTTACGCGTGCTGGGGGCTAAAGAAGTCACGCCAGATAGCGTACAAGGGCCGGAAGACGCTGCCCGTGCGGTGCAAGAGGTTGTCGCCTTTGCCGAACAGTGGAGCAGCCAGCCTTGGACGCCACAGGCCGGGATCTCTGTTGGCCATCTTAAGCTGTTCGTTGATGGTGTTTTGCAGCCACCCACTATGACAGCAGCGCTGCTGGAGCCTTACCGCGAACATCATGGGGAAGCCAAGAGTGAGCGTTATGGCGATCTCTACTTCACCACGCCGGTACTGAACGCACTGATCGTCGAATGTGGTCGTGCTGGCCTGCATCCGCATACCCATACGGTAGGCGATGGGGCAATCGAGCAGGTGTTGGATGCGGTTGAGCTGATGCGTGCGGCCTGCCCGGGCAAGGATATCCGCCCAGGGTTGGCCCATAACGAACTGGTTGCGCCGCATCAGTATGCGCGCTTTGCCTCTTTGGCCGCGACGGCGGTACTTTCGTTCCAGTGGGCCGGTTTACCAGGCGTGCTGATCGATGAAGAGCGCGAGATGCTGGGTGAAGCTCGTTTCCCTCACCTGGAGCCCGCGGCACGCTTCCTGGATGCCGGTGCGCGGCTGGCCTATGGCAGTGACTGGCCGATCGATCGCCTGGATGAGTGGTATAACCTGCAGGTGGGGATGACCCGCCGCGCGTGGGATAGCGAAGGCAACCCTGCTGGGCCACGTCTGGATAACGATCGCGATCTGACCCTGATCGAGACGCTGCGCGCAGCCACCATCGATGCGGCCTATATGATCGCCAAAGAGCAGTACATTGGCTCACTGGAAGTGGGCAAATTTGCTGATGCGATCGTCCTGCACCATAATCTGTTTGAGCAACCGGCAGAGAAACTGTACCAAACCCGCATCGAGCGGACGTTGGTTGGTGGGAAGATCAGCTATCAATCCTGA
- a CDS encoding ABC-F family ATP-binding cassette domain-containing protein, which translates to MAHFAQSPYFVLHQLTCQFANGETLFGPLNLAVEQQHCGLVGRNGVGKTRLLRLIAGLDQPASGHIETQATFAYVAQQPHFTEQTTLATLLGYGEVFAAQARLEQGCPRLDDIDRLEGQWDLADRLSTAFAAAGLPDFDPQRPAGELSGGERMRAALCGALMSGADFLLLDEPTNHLDSTGREWLYQQLAQWRGGLLIASHDRQLLARMQRIVELTPEALRSYGGNYHDYHRLREQEQQAARAQLEHAALERRRVRARQQKEHDNYQRHSARTLRTVDSLNIASFEKAALKGAARDTMGTLRKQHQGQKNTLDEAVREARERVEEDNPVMLTLPGSAVATGKQVLVLEQLQLPFVTLPPLDWRMDGPMRVAITGPNGCGKSTLLKVILGQLAASAGHCHCSVSLAYLDQNLSQLDLTRSVVDHLGLQDTPLAEGVLRSQLAQLQLNADRVTLPLVALSGGERLKAALACVLWRREPAQLLLLDEPTNHLDLASSQAIEAALAEFPGAMLVVSHDEDFLQALRLTHRLAWSAEGWCFQAM; encoded by the coding sequence ATGGCTCATTTTGCGCAGTCCCCTTATTTCGTTTTACATCAATTAACCTGTCAGTTTGCCAATGGCGAAACGTTGTTTGGCCCGCTTAATCTGGCCGTTGAACAGCAGCACTGTGGCTTGGTGGGGCGTAACGGCGTGGGGAAAACTCGCCTGCTACGTCTGATTGCCGGGCTGGATCAACCCGCCTCTGGCCATATTGAAACGCAGGCAACCTTCGCCTATGTGGCGCAGCAGCCGCACTTCACCGAACAGACGACTCTGGCAACGCTGCTGGGCTACGGCGAGGTGTTTGCCGCCCAGGCCCGTCTTGAGCAAGGTTGCCCACGGCTGGACGATATCGATCGTCTTGAGGGCCAATGGGATCTGGCAGATCGCCTGAGCACGGCTTTTGCGGCGGCGGGATTGCCTGATTTTGACCCGCAACGGCCAGCCGGAGAGCTGAGTGGCGGCGAGCGTATGCGTGCGGCTTTGTGTGGCGCGTTAATGTCGGGGGCCGATTTCCTGTTGCTGGACGAACCGACCAATCACCTCGATAGCACGGGCCGTGAATGGCTGTATCAGCAATTGGCACAGTGGCGGGGTGGTTTGTTGATTGCCAGCCACGATCGGCAACTGCTGGCGCGGATGCAGCGGATTGTCGAACTGACACCCGAGGCACTGCGCAGCTATGGCGGTAATTATCACGATTACCATCGGCTGCGGGAGCAAGAGCAACAGGCGGCGCGTGCCCAACTGGAACATGCCGCGCTGGAAAGACGGCGCGTCCGCGCCCGCCAGCAGAAAGAACATGACAATTACCAGCGCCATTCCGCCCGCACGCTGAGAACCGTGGACTCGCTGAATATCGCCTCTTTTGAGAAAGCGGCCCTCAAAGGGGCTGCGCGCGACACGATGGGCACCTTGCGTAAACAGCATCAGGGGCAAAAGAACACGCTGGATGAAGCGGTGCGCGAGGCGAGGGAACGGGTTGAAGAGGATAACCCGGTAATGCTGACCTTACCGGGCAGCGCGGTGGCTACGGGTAAGCAGGTGTTGGTACTGGAACAGTTACAACTGCCGTTTGTCACCTTGCCGCCGCTCGACTGGCGGATGGATGGCCCGATGCGCGTCGCCATCACCGGCCCCAACGGCTGTGGCAAATCCACGCTGTTGAAGGTGATCCTGGGGCAACTGGCTGCCAGCGCTGGTCATTGCCATTGCTCGGTATCGCTGGCCTATCTCGATCAAAACCTGTCCCAACTCGATCTGACGCGTTCGGTGGTCGATCATCTGGGTTTACAGGATACCCCGCTGGCCGAAGGAGTGTTGCGTAGCCAACTAGCGCAACTGCAACTGAATGCCGACCGGGTCACGCTGCCGTTGGTGGCATTGAGTGGCGGAGAGCGGTTGAAAGCGGCGCTGGCCTGTGTGCTGTGGCGGCGTGAGCCTGCGCAGCTCCTGCTGTTGGATGAACCGACCAACCATTTGGATCTGGCCTCATCGCAGGCAATTGAAGCGGCGCTGGCGGAGTTCCCGGGGGCGATGCTGGTGGTATCGCACGATGAGGATTTCTTGCAGGCGCTGCGATTGACCCATCGTTTGGCTTGGTCGGCAGAGGGTTGGTGCTTTCAAGCAATGTAA
- a CDS encoding APC family permease, with product MPQNIRLQRVLKTPALVAFGLAYMVPLGVFTTYGQVTVLSQGHLPVAYLVTIVTILFTALSYCRMTNAMPLAGSAYSYVQRSFGGKTGFLVGWAQILDYLFLPMLNYLVLGIFLHEAFPSIPAYVFILGSIASVSALNILGVRLLSSVNFTLIALQMVFIVLFIVLAFSEADLSPASLMKPLLVDAGDFSGLIAGAAVLCLAFLGFDAIATMAEEAADAKRTLPRAILITVICAGGIFVAVSYAAHLAYPDWQSLIPHQDTASLIISEHVGGKWMYNFFMATYLTGVYASSMSAQTGVSRIFYAMGREGVLPRKVFYHLHPRFRTPWRAIVFVAIISLLALWMDLSMVVSMISFGALGAFTFVNLSVIKHFLINQKRRGLNAMFKYGLLPLIGFGMSVWLWVNLDPEALKVGFTWLFAGFIYLLWLTKGMRQDPPSTQDDIGDLLD from the coding sequence ATGCCGCAAAACATTCGGTTGCAACGAGTTCTTAAAACCCCCGCCCTGGTTGCGTTTGGCCTTGCCTATATGGTGCCACTGGGCGTGTTTACCACCTACGGTCAGGTTACCGTGTTAAGCCAGGGCCACTTACCCGTCGCTTATCTGGTTACCATCGTGACCATCCTGTTTACCGCCCTGAGCTATTGCCGGATGACCAACGCCATGCCGCTGGCAGGTTCGGCCTATTCCTACGTACAGCGTAGTTTTGGTGGTAAAACCGGTTTCCTGGTAGGTTGGGCGCAGATCCTCGATTATCTGTTCCTGCCGATGCTTAACTATCTGGTTTTAGGTATCTTCTTGCACGAGGCATTCCCGTCGATCCCTGCTTACGTGTTTATTCTTGGCTCGATTGCCAGCGTCAGCGCGCTGAATATTCTGGGCGTGCGCCTGCTTAGCTCGGTGAACTTCACGCTGATTGCCTTGCAGATGGTGTTTATCGTGCTGTTTATCGTGCTGGCGTTTAGCGAGGCCGATCTCAGCCCGGCGTCATTGATGAAGCCGCTGCTGGTGGATGCCGGTGACTTCTCTGGCCTGATCGCCGGGGCTGCGGTGCTGTGCCTGGCCTTCCTGGGTTTTGATGCCATTGCTACCATGGCCGAAGAGGCCGCCGACGCCAAACGTACTTTGCCGCGCGCGATCCTGATTACCGTGATCTGTGCCGGTGGCATCTTTGTTGCCGTCTCCTACGCCGCGCATCTGGCCTATCCTGACTGGCAATCACTGATCCCGCATCAGGACACCGCCAGCCTGATTATTTCGGAGCACGTGGGCGGCAAGTGGATGTACAACTTCTTTATGGCCACTTACCTCACCGGGGTGTATGCCTCTTCCATGTCTGCACAAACCGGCGTCTCACGTATTTTCTACGCCATGGGGCGTGAAGGCGTGTTGCCGCGCAAAGTGTTCTACCACCTTCATCCTCGTTTCCGCACTCCGTGGCGCGCGATTGTGTTTGTCGCGATCATCTCGTTGCTGGCGTTGTGGATGGATTTGAGCATGGTGGTGTCGATGATCAGCTTTGGCGCACTGGGGGCGTTCACCTTCGTTAACCTTAGCGTGATCAAACACTTCCTGATTAACCAAAAACGCCGTGGGCTGAACGCGATGTTCAAATACGGCCTGCTGCCGCTGATTGGTTTCGGTATGTCGGTATGGCTATGGGTCAACCTGGATCCCGAAGCGCTGAAAGTGGGCTTCACCTGGCTGTTTGCCGGTTTTATTTATCTGCTGTGGCTGACCAAGGGGATGCGTCAGGATCCCCCATCCACCCAGGATGATATCGGCGATTTGCTGGATTGA